A window from Athalia rosae chromosome 5, iyAthRosa1.1, whole genome shotgun sequence encodes these proteins:
- the LOC105683935 gene encoding indole-3-acetaldehyde oxidase-like isoform X5 → MGAATSNDSQPQTVNFTINGVEHRVDNSIPSGTSLNVYIRNYANLRGTKSMCLEGGCGACMVSARVNGRVMAVNSCLVPILICEGWEITTVEGIGDHKSGYHPVQARLAQFNGSQCGYCSPGMVMNMYSLIQGERLTMTEIENSFGSNMCRCTGYRPILDAFKSFATDADPQLIHKVQDIEELSKIKVCPANPGKSCVESCEKKKKKTKPTRHLVLDDAEFYKVPTVEGLFSIFEKNPASSYVLNGGNTGHGVYRLQKPDIYVDVNGIPDLQTVHLTEDGLTLGANLTLTTAMRSLENFSKNNGFAYLKHLVRHIDLIASVPVRNIGTIAGNLMLKHQHREFPSDLFLILETAGARLHILQSPKNKVSVDLMEFLETDMRHKIIYSVVLPPLGAEYEYRSFKVMPRAQNAHAHVNAGFLLRFDGRGIITEKPNIIFGGIRRDFLHASKTEDFLKGKNLVDGAIFRKALKILDDELKPDHVLPDGTPEFRRILAEGLFYKFVLSIAKADDVDPKLRSGGTVLERGLSSGRQDFDTDKNKWPLNKPVQKIEGIRQTSGEARYVDDLHSMPGEVFCAFALTDVPNGFIEHIDTTEALRTKGVVAFYVASDVPGRNVFIPGDSKLFYINFDEPLFADKAVLYAGQPVGVIAATSHAIANEAASKVRIIYAGALDKKPVVTVEDAIASKDETRILNTVVIPAQARGTDVKHVIRGEFSCGSQYHYTMETQSCVCVPLEDGIDVFTSTQGVDLSQNAIAACLGIPVNSINVRVRRVGGGYGAKISRSAQVACACALVCRKLNRPARFAMTVESNMSAVGKRPQTRQEYEVGVDDAGKIQYLDSKHWSSAGSSFNEPTGAAAALHCGNCYDVTTWTREGNEARTDLPSNTYCRAPGAADGLASTENIMEHIARVIGRDPTEVRLANMDPADNGIAKELMEDLKSEADYDTRRGAVTAFNGENRWKKKGIAVMPMKYGFTFFGHFNASVSIYRGDGSVAITHGGIEIGQGINTKVVQVAAYTLGIDMDLISVKPTNNFTSPNDSLTGGSWTSDSCAYATMMACKELMARLEPIRRGMKNPTWTELIAAAYEKEVDLSARYMFRASSDDVKPYNVWGGSICEVEVDLLTGQHLVSRVDLMVDAGVSISPEVDVGQAEGAFVMGLGYWTSEDLVYDPDTAVLKNNRTWNYKPPGAKDIPADFRVWFRRNAPNPAGVLSSKATGEPPLCTSYAVLLAIRNALDSARSDAGNTDKWFNLHAPATTEKILLNGLTSREHMII, encoded by the exons ATGGGTGCTGCTACCAGTAATGACAG CCAGCCTCAAACGGTCAATTTTACCATCAACGGAGTAGAACATCGAG TCGACAACAGCATCCCGTCAGGCACATCGCTCAACGTCTACATCAGGAATTACGCGAATCTGCGGGGTACGAAGTCAATGTGCCTCGAGGGAGGCTGTGGAGCGTGCATGGTGTCCGCAAGAGTCAACGGTCGAGTTATGGCGGTGAACTCGTGTCTTGTACCCATATTGATCTGCGAAGG CTGGGAAATCACGACCGTCGAAGGTATCGGTGATCACAAGTCGGGCTATCACCCGGTGCAAGCCAGGTTGGCGCAGTTCAACGGCTCGCAATGCGGTTATTGCTCCCCTGGGATGGTGATGAACATGTACAG TTTGATTCAAGGCGAGAGGCTGACGATGACGGAAATCGAAAACTCCTTCGGAAGCAACATGTGCAGATGCACGGGCTACAGGCCGATCCTCGACGCTTTCAAGAGCTTCGCCACGGACGCCGATCCCCAACTGATTCACAAAGTCCAGGATATCGAG GAACTGTCGAAAATCAAAGTTTGCCCGGCCAATCCCGGAAAGAGCTGCGTCGAATCctgtgagaaaaagaagaagaaaactaaGCCCACTCGACATCTCGTCCTCGACGACGCCGAGTTTTACAAAGTTCCAACGGTGGAGGGGCtgttttcgatattcgaaaagaATCCGGCGTCGAGCTACGTTCTCAACGGCGGGAACACCGGTCACG GTGTTTACCGACTCCAGAAACCCGATATCTACGTGGACGTGAACGGTATTCCCGATTTGCAAACCGTCCACTTGACAGAAGACGGTTTGACGCTGGGGGCCAATCTGACGCTTACCACGGCGATGCGCAGccttgagaatttttcgaaaaacaacgGATTCGCCTACCTGAAACACCTGGTGCGGCATATCGATCTGATCGCCAGTGTGCCCGTTCGCAAC ATAGGTACCATAGCCGGCAACTTGATGCTCAAACATCAGCATCGCGAATTCCCATCGGATCTGTTTTTGATTCTAGAAACAGCCGGTGCTCGTCTGCACATAC ttcaaagtccgaaaaacaAAGTCAGCGTGGATCTCATGGAATTTCTCGAAACCGACATGAGACACAAGATCATATACAGCGTTGTCCTACCACCTCTCGGAGCCGAGTACGAGTACAGGTCCTTCAAG gtcATGCCGAGAGCGCAGAACGCTCACGCCCACGTGAACGCCGGATTTCTTCTCAGGTTCGACGGAAGAGGAATAATAACGGAGAAGCCGAACATCATCTTCGGGGGGATAAGGCGAGACTTT CTTCACGCGAGCAAGACGGAAGACTTTTTGAAGGGTAAGAACCTCGTGGACGGGGCGATCTTCCGGAAGGctctaaaaattctcgacGACGAGCTGAAACCGGATCACGTGCTGCCCGACGGTACTCCGGAATTCCGGCGGATTCTCGCCGAGGGTTTGTTTTACAAG TTTGTTCTGAGCATAGCGAAAGCGGACGACGTGGATCCCAAACTCCGCAGCGGAGGGACGGTTCTGGAGCGCGGCTTGTCGTCGGGCAGGCAGGACTTCGACACCGACAAAAACAAATGGCCGCTGAACAAACCGGTACAAAAAATCGAGGGGATCCGTCAGACGTCGGGGGAGGCGCGGTACGTCGACGACCTGCACTCGATGCCGGGCGAGGTGTTTTGCGCTTTCGCGCTCACCGACGTGCCCAACGGTTTTATCGAGCACATCGATACGACCGAGGCTCTTCGAACGAAGGGCGTGGTCGCTTTCTACGTCGCTTCGGATGTGCCGGGCAGGAACGTCTTCATCCCGGGTGATTCCAAACTGTTTTACATAAACTTCGACGAACCG CTCTTCGCGGACAAGGCGGTTTTGTACGCCGGTCAACCGGTCGGCGTAATCGCGGCAACCAGCCACGCGATTGCCAACGAGGCCGCGAGCAAGGTGAGGATAATCTACGCCGGCGCTCTCGACAAGAAGCCCGTCGTCACCGTCGAAGACGCCATCGCCTCCAAAGACGAGACCAGAATACTGAACACCGTGGTTATCCCGGCGCAGGCCCGAG GTACCGACGTCAAACACGTGATCAGGGGCGAGTTCTCCTGCGGCAGCCAGTACCACTACACGATGGAGACGCAGAGCTGCGTTTGCGTACCCCTCGAAGATGGAATCGACGTCTTCACGTCCACTCAGGGGGTGGATCTCAGTCAGAACGCCATCGCGGCCTGCCTGGGTATTCCGGTGAACAG CATCAACGTCCGGGTGAGGCGAGTCGGTGGCGGATACGGGGCGAAGATATCTCGGTCGGCCCAGGTGGCGTGCGCCTGTGCCCTGGTGTGTCGCAAGCTCAACCGACCCGCCAGGTTCGCGATGACCGTAGAGAGCAACATGAGCGCCGTCGGCAAGCGACCCCAAACCCGTCAGGAGTACGAAGTCGGCGTCGACGACGCGGGGAAGATTCAGTACCTCGACTCCAAGCACTGGTCGTCGGCCGGCTCCTCTTTCAACGAGCCGACGGGCGCGGCGGCGGCTCTGCATTGCGGCAATTGCTACGACGTGACGACCTGGACCCGAGAGGGCAACGAAGCTCGGACCGATTTACCGAGCAACACCTATTGCCGGGCCCCCG GAGCTGCGGACGGCTTGGCGAGTACCGAAAATATAATGGAACACATAGCGAGGGTGATCGGTAGGGACCCGACGGAGGTTCGCCTAGCCAACATGGACCCGGCCGACAACGGCATCGCGAAAGAACTGATGGAAGACTTGAAATCGGAAGCGGATTACGATACCAGGAGAGGAGCGGTCACCGCTTTCAACGGC gaGAACAGATGGAAGAAGAAGGGCATCGCCGTTATGCCCATGAAGTACGGATTCACGTTCTTCGGACATTTCAACGCCTCGGTATCGATTTACAGGGGGGATGGATCCGTGGCGATCACTCACGGCGGTATAGAGATCGGTCAGGGTATCAATACCAAG GTCGTTCAAGTCGCTGCCTACACCCTCGGCATCGACATGGACCTGATTTCGGTGAAACCAACGAACAATTTCACTTCGCCGAATGACTCGCTCACCGGCGGAAGCTGGACCAGCGATTCCTGCGCATAC GCAACTATGATGGCGTGCAAAGAACTGATGGCCAGACTGGAACCGATCAGACGAGGCATGAAGAATCCGACGTGGACGGAACTGATAGCGGCGGCGTACGAGAAGGAAGTCGACTTGAGCGCGCGTTACAT GTTCAGAGCGTCGAGTGACGACGTCAAGCCGTACAACGTCTGGGGGGGTTCGATCTGCGAAGTCGAGGTGGATCTGTTGACCGGGCAACACTTGGTGAGCAGAGTCGACCTGATGGTCGATGCGGGCGTGAGCATCAGCCCGGAGGTGGACGTGGGGCAGGCGGAGGGCGCGTTCGTCATGGGACTCGGATATTGGACGAGCGAGGACTTGGTGTACGACCCGGACACGGCGGTTCTGAAAAACAACCGGACCTGG AACTACAAGCCGCCCGGTGCCAAGGACATCCCCGCGGATTTCCGCGTCTGGTTTCGCAGAAACGCACCGAATCCCGCGGGAGTTCTCAGCTCGAAAG CAACGGGCGAGCCACCGCTCTGCACCAGTTACGCGGTTCTTCTGGCGATCCGCAACGCCCTGGACTCGGCGAGGAGCGACGCAGGGAACACCGACAAGTGGTTCAACTTGC ACGCCCCGGCTACCACGGAGAAGATTCTGCTCAACGGTCTGACGAGTAGGGAACACATGATTATTTGA
- the LOC105683935 gene encoding indole-3-acetaldehyde oxidase-like isoform X2, with translation MGAATSNDRYTDGCSVFLRTHPSPITICTHRITSNVPLFDVFGERISATAAIAGSQPQTVNFTINGVEHRVDNSIPSGTSLNVYIRNYANLRGTKSMCLEGGCGACMVSARVNGRVMAVNSCLVPILICEGWEITTVEGIGDHKSGYHPVQARLAQFNGSQCGYCSPGMVMNMYSLIQGERLTMTEIENSFGSNMCRCTGYRPILDAFKSFATDADPQLIHKVQDIEELSKIKVCPANPGKSCVESCEKKKKKTKPTRHLVLDDAEFYKVPTVEGLFSIFEKNPASSYVLNGGNTGHGVYRLQKPDIYVDVNGIPDLQTVHLTEDGLTLGANLTLTTAMRSLENFSKNNGFAYLKHLVRHIDLIASVPVRNIGTIAGNLMLKHQHREFPSDLFLILETAGARLHILQSPKNKVSVDLMEFLETDMRHKIIYSVVLPPLGAEYEYRSFKVMPRAQNAHAHVNAGFLLRFDGRGIITEKPNIIFGGIRRDFLHASKTEDFLKGKNLVDGAIFRKALKILDDELKPDHVLPDGTPEFRRILAEGLFYKFVLSIAKADDVDPKLRSGGTVLERGLSSGRQDFDTDKNKWPLNKPVQKIEGIRQTSGEARYVDDLHSMPGEVFCAFALTDVPNGFIEHIDTTEALRTKGVVAFYVASDVPGRNVFIPGDSKLFYINFDEPLFADKAVLYAGQPVGVIAATSHAIANEAASKVRIIYAGALDKKPVVTVEDAIASKDETRILNTVVIPAQARGTDVKHVIRGEFSCGSQYHYTMETQSCVCVPLEDGIDVFTSTQGVDLSQNAIAACLGIPVNSINVRVRRVGGGYGAKISRSAQVACACALVCRKLNRPARFAMTVESNMSAVGKRPQTRQEYEVGVDDAGKIQYLDSKHWSSAGSSFNEPTGAAAALHCGNCYDVTTWTREGNEARTDLPSNTYCRAPGAADGLASTENIMEHIARVIGRDPTEVRLANMDPADNGIAKELMEDLKSEADYDTRRGAVTAFNGENRWKKKGIAVMPMKYGFTFFGHFNASVSIYRGDGSVAITHGGIEIGQGINTKVVQVAAYTLGIDMDLISVKPTNNFTSPNDSLTGGSWTSDSCAYATMMACKELMARLEPIRRGMKNPTWTELIAAAYEKEVDLSARYMFRASSDDVKPYNVWGGSICEVEVDLLTGQHLVSRVDLMVDAGVSISPEVDVGQAEGAFVMGLGYWTSEDLVYDPDTAVLKNNRTWNYKPPGAKDIPADFRVWFRRNAPNPAGVLSSKATGEPPLCTSYAVLLAIRNALDSARSDAGNTDKWFNLHAPATTEKILLNGLTSREHMII, from the exons ATGGGTGCTGCTACCAGTAATGACAG GTATACGGATGGATGCAGCGTTTTTCTTCGCACTCATCCTTCACCTATCACCATATGCACCCATCGA ATCACCTCCAACGTTCCATTATTCGATGTTTTCGGAGAGAGAATATCTGCGACTGCGGCGATTGCAGGCAG CCAGCCTCAAACGGTCAATTTTACCATCAACGGAGTAGAACATCGAG TCGACAACAGCATCCCGTCAGGCACATCGCTCAACGTCTACATCAGGAATTACGCGAATCTGCGGGGTACGAAGTCAATGTGCCTCGAGGGAGGCTGTGGAGCGTGCATGGTGTCCGCAAGAGTCAACGGTCGAGTTATGGCGGTGAACTCGTGTCTTGTACCCATATTGATCTGCGAAGG CTGGGAAATCACGACCGTCGAAGGTATCGGTGATCACAAGTCGGGCTATCACCCGGTGCAAGCCAGGTTGGCGCAGTTCAACGGCTCGCAATGCGGTTATTGCTCCCCTGGGATGGTGATGAACATGTACAG TTTGATTCAAGGCGAGAGGCTGACGATGACGGAAATCGAAAACTCCTTCGGAAGCAACATGTGCAGATGCACGGGCTACAGGCCGATCCTCGACGCTTTCAAGAGCTTCGCCACGGACGCCGATCCCCAACTGATTCACAAAGTCCAGGATATCGAG GAACTGTCGAAAATCAAAGTTTGCCCGGCCAATCCCGGAAAGAGCTGCGTCGAATCctgtgagaaaaagaagaagaaaactaaGCCCACTCGACATCTCGTCCTCGACGACGCCGAGTTTTACAAAGTTCCAACGGTGGAGGGGCtgttttcgatattcgaaaagaATCCGGCGTCGAGCTACGTTCTCAACGGCGGGAACACCGGTCACG GTGTTTACCGACTCCAGAAACCCGATATCTACGTGGACGTGAACGGTATTCCCGATTTGCAAACCGTCCACTTGACAGAAGACGGTTTGACGCTGGGGGCCAATCTGACGCTTACCACGGCGATGCGCAGccttgagaatttttcgaaaaacaacgGATTCGCCTACCTGAAACACCTGGTGCGGCATATCGATCTGATCGCCAGTGTGCCCGTTCGCAAC ATAGGTACCATAGCCGGCAACTTGATGCTCAAACATCAGCATCGCGAATTCCCATCGGATCTGTTTTTGATTCTAGAAACAGCCGGTGCTCGTCTGCACATAC ttcaaagtccgaaaaacaAAGTCAGCGTGGATCTCATGGAATTTCTCGAAACCGACATGAGACACAAGATCATATACAGCGTTGTCCTACCACCTCTCGGAGCCGAGTACGAGTACAGGTCCTTCAAG gtcATGCCGAGAGCGCAGAACGCTCACGCCCACGTGAACGCCGGATTTCTTCTCAGGTTCGACGGAAGAGGAATAATAACGGAGAAGCCGAACATCATCTTCGGGGGGATAAGGCGAGACTTT CTTCACGCGAGCAAGACGGAAGACTTTTTGAAGGGTAAGAACCTCGTGGACGGGGCGATCTTCCGGAAGGctctaaaaattctcgacGACGAGCTGAAACCGGATCACGTGCTGCCCGACGGTACTCCGGAATTCCGGCGGATTCTCGCCGAGGGTTTGTTTTACAAG TTTGTTCTGAGCATAGCGAAAGCGGACGACGTGGATCCCAAACTCCGCAGCGGAGGGACGGTTCTGGAGCGCGGCTTGTCGTCGGGCAGGCAGGACTTCGACACCGACAAAAACAAATGGCCGCTGAACAAACCGGTACAAAAAATCGAGGGGATCCGTCAGACGTCGGGGGAGGCGCGGTACGTCGACGACCTGCACTCGATGCCGGGCGAGGTGTTTTGCGCTTTCGCGCTCACCGACGTGCCCAACGGTTTTATCGAGCACATCGATACGACCGAGGCTCTTCGAACGAAGGGCGTGGTCGCTTTCTACGTCGCTTCGGATGTGCCGGGCAGGAACGTCTTCATCCCGGGTGATTCCAAACTGTTTTACATAAACTTCGACGAACCG CTCTTCGCGGACAAGGCGGTTTTGTACGCCGGTCAACCGGTCGGCGTAATCGCGGCAACCAGCCACGCGATTGCCAACGAGGCCGCGAGCAAGGTGAGGATAATCTACGCCGGCGCTCTCGACAAGAAGCCCGTCGTCACCGTCGAAGACGCCATCGCCTCCAAAGACGAGACCAGAATACTGAACACCGTGGTTATCCCGGCGCAGGCCCGAG GTACCGACGTCAAACACGTGATCAGGGGCGAGTTCTCCTGCGGCAGCCAGTACCACTACACGATGGAGACGCAGAGCTGCGTTTGCGTACCCCTCGAAGATGGAATCGACGTCTTCACGTCCACTCAGGGGGTGGATCTCAGTCAGAACGCCATCGCGGCCTGCCTGGGTATTCCGGTGAACAG CATCAACGTCCGGGTGAGGCGAGTCGGTGGCGGATACGGGGCGAAGATATCTCGGTCGGCCCAGGTGGCGTGCGCCTGTGCCCTGGTGTGTCGCAAGCTCAACCGACCCGCCAGGTTCGCGATGACCGTAGAGAGCAACATGAGCGCCGTCGGCAAGCGACCCCAAACCCGTCAGGAGTACGAAGTCGGCGTCGACGACGCGGGGAAGATTCAGTACCTCGACTCCAAGCACTGGTCGTCGGCCGGCTCCTCTTTCAACGAGCCGACGGGCGCGGCGGCGGCTCTGCATTGCGGCAATTGCTACGACGTGACGACCTGGACCCGAGAGGGCAACGAAGCTCGGACCGATTTACCGAGCAACACCTATTGCCGGGCCCCCG GAGCTGCGGACGGCTTGGCGAGTACCGAAAATATAATGGAACACATAGCGAGGGTGATCGGTAGGGACCCGACGGAGGTTCGCCTAGCCAACATGGACCCGGCCGACAACGGCATCGCGAAAGAACTGATGGAAGACTTGAAATCGGAAGCGGATTACGATACCAGGAGAGGAGCGGTCACCGCTTTCAACGGC gaGAACAGATGGAAGAAGAAGGGCATCGCCGTTATGCCCATGAAGTACGGATTCACGTTCTTCGGACATTTCAACGCCTCGGTATCGATTTACAGGGGGGATGGATCCGTGGCGATCACTCACGGCGGTATAGAGATCGGTCAGGGTATCAATACCAAG GTCGTTCAAGTCGCTGCCTACACCCTCGGCATCGACATGGACCTGATTTCGGTGAAACCAACGAACAATTTCACTTCGCCGAATGACTCGCTCACCGGCGGAAGCTGGACCAGCGATTCCTGCGCATAC GCAACTATGATGGCGTGCAAAGAACTGATGGCCAGACTGGAACCGATCAGACGAGGCATGAAGAATCCGACGTGGACGGAACTGATAGCGGCGGCGTACGAGAAGGAAGTCGACTTGAGCGCGCGTTACAT GTTCAGAGCGTCGAGTGACGACGTCAAGCCGTACAACGTCTGGGGGGGTTCGATCTGCGAAGTCGAGGTGGATCTGTTGACCGGGCAACACTTGGTGAGCAGAGTCGACCTGATGGTCGATGCGGGCGTGAGCATCAGCCCGGAGGTGGACGTGGGGCAGGCGGAGGGCGCGTTCGTCATGGGACTCGGATATTGGACGAGCGAGGACTTGGTGTACGACCCGGACACGGCGGTTCTGAAAAACAACCGGACCTGG AACTACAAGCCGCCCGGTGCCAAGGACATCCCCGCGGATTTCCGCGTCTGGTTTCGCAGAAACGCACCGAATCCCGCGGGAGTTCTCAGCTCGAAAG CAACGGGCGAGCCACCGCTCTGCACCAGTTACGCGGTTCTTCTGGCGATCCGCAACGCCCTGGACTCGGCGAGGAGCGACGCAGGGAACACCGACAAGTGGTTCAACTTGC ACGCCCCGGCTACCACGGAGAAGATTCTGCTCAACGGTCTGACGAGTAGGGAACACATGATTATTTGA
- the LOC105683935 gene encoding probable aldehyde oxidase 4 isoform X6 encodes MTGIRMDAAFFFALILHLSPYAPIDRWSCDSLSDHLQRSIIRCFRRENICDCGDCSQPQTVNFTINGVEHRVDNSIPSGTSLNVYIRNYANLRGTKSMCLEGGCGACMVSARVNGRVMAVNSCLVPILICEGWEITTVEGIGDHKSGYHPVQARLAQFNGSQCGYCSPGMVMNMYSLIQGERLTMTEIENSFGSNMCRCTGYRPILDAFKSFATDADPQLIHKVQDIEELSKIKVCPANPGKSCVESCEKKKKKTKPTRHLVLDDAEFYKVPTVEGLFSIFEKNPASSYVLNGGNTGHGVYRLQKPDIYVDVNGIPDLQTVHLTEDGLTLGANLTLTTAMRSLENFSKNNGFAYLKHLVRHIDLIASVPVRNIGTIAGNLMLKHQHREFPSDLFLILETAGARLHILQSPKNKVSVDLMEFLETDMRHKIIYSVVLPPLGAEYEYRSFKVMPRAQNAHAHVNAGFLLRFDGRGIITEKPNIIFGGIRRDFLHASKTEDFLKGKNLVDGAIFRKALKILDDELKPDHVLPDGTPEFRRILAEGLFYKFVLSIAKADDVDPKLRSGGTVLERGLSSGRQDFDTDKNKWPLNKPVQKIEGIRQTSGEARYVDDLHSMPGEVFCAFALTDVPNGFIEHIDTTEALRTKGVVAFYVASDVPGRNVFIPGDSKLFYINFDEPLFADKAVLYAGQPVGVIAATSHAIANEAASKVRIIYAGALDKKPVVTVEDAIASKDETRILNTVVIPAQARGTDVKHVIRGEFSCGSQYHYTMETQSCVCVPLEDGIDVFTSTQGVDLSQNAIAACLGIPVNSINVRVRRVGGGYGAKISRSAQVACACALVCRKLNRPARFAMTVESNMSAVGKRPQTRQEYEVGVDDAGKIQYLDSKHWSSAGSSFNEPTGAAAALHCGNCYDVTTWTREGNEARTDLPSNTYCRAPGAADGLASTENIMEHIARVIGRDPTEVRLANMDPADNGIAKELMEDLKSEADYDTRRGAVTAFNGVSRTDRAPGEQMEEEGHRRYAHEVRIHVLRTFQRLGIDLQGGWIRGDHSRRYRDRSGYQYQGRSSRCLHPRHRHGPDFGETNEQFHFAE; translated from the exons ATGACAG GTATACGGATGGATGCAGCGTTTTTCTTCGCACTCATCCTTCACCTATCACCATATGCACCCATCGA CCGTTGGTCGTGCGATTCATTGTCAGATCACCTCCAACGTTCCATTATTCGATGTTTTCGGAGAGAGAATATCTGCGACTGCGGCGATTGCAG CCAGCCTCAAACGGTCAATTTTACCATCAACGGAGTAGAACATCGAG TCGACAACAGCATCCCGTCAGGCACATCGCTCAACGTCTACATCAGGAATTACGCGAATCTGCGGGGTACGAAGTCAATGTGCCTCGAGGGAGGCTGTGGAGCGTGCATGGTGTCCGCAAGAGTCAACGGTCGAGTTATGGCGGTGAACTCGTGTCTTGTACCCATATTGATCTGCGAAGG CTGGGAAATCACGACCGTCGAAGGTATCGGTGATCACAAGTCGGGCTATCACCCGGTGCAAGCCAGGTTGGCGCAGTTCAACGGCTCGCAATGCGGTTATTGCTCCCCTGGGATGGTGATGAACATGTACAG TTTGATTCAAGGCGAGAGGCTGACGATGACGGAAATCGAAAACTCCTTCGGAAGCAACATGTGCAGATGCACGGGCTACAGGCCGATCCTCGACGCTTTCAAGAGCTTCGCCACGGACGCCGATCCCCAACTGATTCACAAAGTCCAGGATATCGAG GAACTGTCGAAAATCAAAGTTTGCCCGGCCAATCCCGGAAAGAGCTGCGTCGAATCctgtgagaaaaagaagaagaaaactaaGCCCACTCGACATCTCGTCCTCGACGACGCCGAGTTTTACAAAGTTCCAACGGTGGAGGGGCtgttttcgatattcgaaaagaATCCGGCGTCGAGCTACGTTCTCAACGGCGGGAACACCGGTCACG GTGTTTACCGACTCCAGAAACCCGATATCTACGTGGACGTGAACGGTATTCCCGATTTGCAAACCGTCCACTTGACAGAAGACGGTTTGACGCTGGGGGCCAATCTGACGCTTACCACGGCGATGCGCAGccttgagaatttttcgaaaaacaacgGATTCGCCTACCTGAAACACCTGGTGCGGCATATCGATCTGATCGCCAGTGTGCCCGTTCGCAAC ATAGGTACCATAGCCGGCAACTTGATGCTCAAACATCAGCATCGCGAATTCCCATCGGATCTGTTTTTGATTCTAGAAACAGCCGGTGCTCGTCTGCACATAC ttcaaagtccgaaaaacaAAGTCAGCGTGGATCTCATGGAATTTCTCGAAACCGACATGAGACACAAGATCATATACAGCGTTGTCCTACCACCTCTCGGAGCCGAGTACGAGTACAGGTCCTTCAAG gtcATGCCGAGAGCGCAGAACGCTCACGCCCACGTGAACGCCGGATTTCTTCTCAGGTTCGACGGAAGAGGAATAATAACGGAGAAGCCGAACATCATCTTCGGGGGGATAAGGCGAGACTTT CTTCACGCGAGCAAGACGGAAGACTTTTTGAAGGGTAAGAACCTCGTGGACGGGGCGATCTTCCGGAAGGctctaaaaattctcgacGACGAGCTGAAACCGGATCACGTGCTGCCCGACGGTACTCCGGAATTCCGGCGGATTCTCGCCGAGGGTTTGTTTTACAAG TTTGTTCTGAGCATAGCGAAAGCGGACGACGTGGATCCCAAACTCCGCAGCGGAGGGACGGTTCTGGAGCGCGGCTTGTCGTCGGGCAGGCAGGACTTCGACACCGACAAAAACAAATGGCCGCTGAACAAACCGGTACAAAAAATCGAGGGGATCCGTCAGACGTCGGGGGAGGCGCGGTACGTCGACGACCTGCACTCGATGCCGGGCGAGGTGTTTTGCGCTTTCGCGCTCACCGACGTGCCCAACGGTTTTATCGAGCACATCGATACGACCGAGGCTCTTCGAACGAAGGGCGTGGTCGCTTTCTACGTCGCTTCGGATGTGCCGGGCAGGAACGTCTTCATCCCGGGTGATTCCAAACTGTTTTACATAAACTTCGACGAACCG CTCTTCGCGGACAAGGCGGTTTTGTACGCCGGTCAACCGGTCGGCGTAATCGCGGCAACCAGCCACGCGATTGCCAACGAGGCCGCGAGCAAGGTGAGGATAATCTACGCCGGCGCTCTCGACAAGAAGCCCGTCGTCACCGTCGAAGACGCCATCGCCTCCAAAGACGAGACCAGAATACTGAACACCGTGGTTATCCCGGCGCAGGCCCGAG GTACCGACGTCAAACACGTGATCAGGGGCGAGTTCTCCTGCGGCAGCCAGTACCACTACACGATGGAGACGCAGAGCTGCGTTTGCGTACCCCTCGAAGATGGAATCGACGTCTTCACGTCCACTCAGGGGGTGGATCTCAGTCAGAACGCCATCGCGGCCTGCCTGGGTATTCCGGTGAACAG CATCAACGTCCGGGTGAGGCGAGTCGGTGGCGGATACGGGGCGAAGATATCTCGGTCGGCCCAGGTGGCGTGCGCCTGTGCCCTGGTGTGTCGCAAGCTCAACCGACCCGCCAGGTTCGCGATGACCGTAGAGAGCAACATGAGCGCCGTCGGCAAGCGACCCCAAACCCGTCAGGAGTACGAAGTCGGCGTCGACGACGCGGGGAAGATTCAGTACCTCGACTCCAAGCACTGGTCGTCGGCCGGCTCCTCTTTCAACGAGCCGACGGGCGCGGCGGCGGCTCTGCATTGCGGCAATTGCTACGACGTGACGACCTGGACCCGAGAGGGCAACGAAGCTCGGACCGATTTACCGAGCAACACCTATTGCCGGGCCCCCG GAGCTGCGGACGGCTTGGCGAGTACCGAAAATATAATGGAACACATAGCGAGGGTGATCGGTAGGGACCCGACGGAGGTTCGCCTAGCCAACATGGACCCGGCCGACAACGGCATCGCGAAAGAACTGATGGAAGACTTGAAATCGGAAGCGGATTACGATACCAGGAGAGGAGCGGTCACCGCTTTCAACGGCGTGAGTCGAACCGATCGTGCCCCAG gaGAACAGATGGAAGAAGAAGGGCATCGCCGTTATGCCCATGAAGTACGGATTCACGTTCTTCGGACATTTCAACGCCTCGGTATCGATTTACAGGGGGGATGGATCCGTGGCGATCACTCACGGCGGTATAGAGATCGGTCAGGGTATCAATACCAAG GTCGTTCAAGTCGCTGCCTACACCCTCGGCATCGACATGGACCTGATTTCGGTGAAACCAACGAACAATTTCACTTCGCCGAATGA